The Geomonas agri genome contains the following window.
CCCAGACACACCCTAAAACTCGGGGTGCATTACAGGGATCCGTCACGGTTACAGGCGCAGCTGGTCGGCAACTATATCGACTGGCAAGGCGGTCAGGGCAGGAGCAACGGGATACTGTGGGATCTGCACCTCAGTAAGACCTTCGAGTACTCCGAGTTCGGCTCGATAGAACTCTTTGGCTCAGTAAGGAACATCTTCGACAACAAGCAGTACGTCCTCGACTTCTACGAGAACGCCGGGCGCTGGGCTGAGGTGGGGGTAAGATGTCACTTCTGAGACTCCTGCTCCTGGTGTTCTTCACTCTGGCGCCCACGCTGGCCCTGGCCTACGACGTGCTGCTGCTGCAGTCCATGCACGATAAGGGATACGACGAGGCGGTACGCGGCTTCAAGCGCGATTACCGCGGCTCGGTGCGGCGCATCGTGCTAACCGACTACGTCGAACTTGACCTGACCCGAATCAACCGCGAGGAACACCCGAAACTGATCGTCGCGGTCGGCGACCGCGCCCTGGACCTGGCGCAAAAGCAGCACGCCACGCCGGTGATTTACATGATGGCCCTGAACGCCAAGCCGCACCGCGTCGCGGGCGGGGTCACCATGCTGCTTGACCCGGGCAAGTACCTCTCGGTTTTGGAGGCATTGGGGTGCGAACGGGTGGGCGTGCTCTACGACCCGGCCCGAAGCGGCGCCTACGTCAAGCGCGCCGTTACCCTGGCCGCACGCAGCCGGGTCAAGCTGGTGCTGCGCGAGGTGCACGCTCCAAAGGAGACGCCGGCCATGCTCGCCTCGCTGAAGGGGAAGGTGGACGCGCTCTGGATGCTTCCGGACACGACGGCGGTGTCCCCGGTTTCCACCGAGGCCTTCTTCCTCTTTTCCCAGGCGGAACGGGTGCCGGTGGTCACCTTCGCCGACGTCTACCTCTCCATGGGGGGAGCGGTCGCGCTGACCATCGACCGCCACGACATAGGCAGACAGCTGGCCGAACTGGCCCAGAACGTGCTGGACGGGGGGCAGCTGGAAGAGTCGGGGGCCCCCCCGCGCAAGGTGGTCACCAGGACCAACGAGGGGGTGGTGCGCCAGTTGAAACTGAACCCCCTGGCGGGGCACTGACATGAAAAGAAGAAAACTGCGACTGCCTCCCTACACCAAGAGCTTCCGGTTCCGGCTCTACCTGATCTTCACCGGTACCATAGCGCTATTGACCGCCGCCTTCGTCACCTTCTATGTTTTGACCGAGTTGAACGCCTACCGCTCCAACATGGAGCGGGAGGGAAAGCTTCTGGCGACCATCTTGGCCCAGAACGCGCGCCTGCCGCTCTTCGCGGAGAACCGCGACGCGCTGGGCGTACTGGCCGAGGGGACGGCACGCTACCCCTCGGTACTTTCTGTCTCGATCGTGGACCGGGAAGGGAGGCTCTTGGCCCAGCAGGTAAAGTCGCAGTCGGTCGACGGTGACGTGATCGACATGCAGGTCCCCATCAGTTCCCCAAGCGGTGTCCTTTCGCCGGAGTCGGCGCTTTTGGGGCAGCCCCAGGGGAGCGAGCAGCGCGTCATCGGCGAGGTGCGCCTGAAGCTGGACACGACCGGGGCGCGGGAGCGGCTGGTCACCTTGGTGGTTGCCTCGCTGGCCATCGGAACCCTGTTCTGGATCCTGGTTTCCCTGTTGTGCTACCAGATCCTGAAAAGGGTCACCAACTCCTTCAACCTGCTCCTGGGCGGCATCGAGAAGATCGGCAACGGCACCCTCTCCGCTCGGGTGGATCTGGATGGAGACGACGAACTGGGGCGCGCCGCCAACGCCATCAACGCCATGGCCGCCTCACTGGAGCTGCGCGAACTGGAAAACCAGGCGTTGCAGGATGAACTACTGCGCGCCATGCGGCTGGAGGTGCAGGAGGAGAAGAAACGGGTCATGGCGCGGTTGATCCAGACCAACAAGATGACCTCGCTGGGGCTGCTCCTTTCCTCCATGGCGCACGAGATAAACAACCCCAACGCCTCGATTCGTTTTTCGGGGCACATGATCGGCAAGATGCTCACCGATGCTCTGCCCCTTCTGGATGGTGTATGGCAGGAAGAAGGAGAGTTCTACCTGGGTGGGGTGCCGTACCAGAAGGCGCGGCTGGTGCTCACGGAAAATGCCGGAAAGATCGTCGAGAATTCTGAGCGCATCGCCCAGGTAGTGCAGGGACTGCGCGATTACGGGGTGGGGGGAGGGGGACAGTTGCGCCAGCGGCTGGAGATCAACAGCGCCGTCTCGGCGGCCCTGTCGGTGCTGGCCTGCCAGATGAAACGGGACGTTCAGCTACACACATCCCTGGGGACCTCGATCCCTACCGTCGCCGGGAGCCAGCAGCAGATCGAGCAGGTGCTCATCAACCTGATCCTCAACGCCATGCAGTCCTGTGCCGGCCGCAGCGGCGAGGTTCATCTCAGCACCCGCCACGACGTCGCCACGGGGGAGGTGCTGGTCGAGGTGCGCGATAACGGGGTCGGCATCGCTCCGGAGACCAAGGAGCGGTTGTTCGAGCCTTTTTATTCCACCAAGCTGGAACTGGGCGGCAGCGGGCTTGGGCTGTACATTTCGCAGTTCATCGTGTCCGAGCACGGTGGCCGGCTACAGCTCGACTCCACGCTCGGCAAGGGGACCGTGGCGACCGTGGTGCTGCCGGTCGCCCCTGCCTCAGTGGTGGACATGCTCCCCGCCCAGCTCGGTCAGCATCCCGCCGATTCTCTCCATCAGGTCCGTTAGCGCATCCCCCTGAGACCCTTCACCGCAGATCCTGCGCATCTGGTTCAATAGCCCCTCGAAGACATCCTCCCCGCACGCCCCCGTAACCATGTCGTTGGTTAAGCGGTCGTTCAAAAGCAGGCGCTTCATTTGGATCAGCTGTATCTCCACGCGCAGTTTCTTGATGGTGGGCAGGTCGCTTTGCTTGAGCAGTTGGAGACACTGGTTGATGATGCTGTACTGGTGGTCCATGGTTTTCTCCCCATTGCATTGACATTGAAACACCAGACGGTATTCCAATATCCGTGCCAAGGATGCCGGGAAAAAATCGTTATAAAACGGCTGCTTGTGTGGTAGGTGATTTCGGGGAAGGGCGGCGCCGGGTGTGCGTTTTTTTACACCTGTCCGGCGCCGTCGCGGAAAACATCGGTAAAACGGTGGCTTGTTTGACCGCTGTAAAAAAAGGAACTGTTCGTTTTTTTACAGCGTAGGTTCCTCTATCGGCCCAGCACCTCGCTCACCGCCGTAGTGATCTGCGCCGGCGTGAACGGCTTGAGGATGTAGCCGTTGGCCTTGGCCTCGTCAACCAGTTGGCGCATCTCGGCCTCGTTCTTGGAAGAGAGGAGCAGGATCGGGATGTCCCGGCTCACCTCGTTCTCCTTGAGCAGCTTGGCCTTCTTGTTGCCGTCCAGCATGGGCATCATGATGTCCATGATGATCAGGTCGGGGCGGTCCTTGGAGAAGATGAAGCGGTTGGCCTCGATGCCGTTGGTGGCGGTGAGCACCTGGTAGCCGGCTGAATCAAGGGCGTCCTTGGCCATGGCAAGCACCAGTTCGCTGTCGTCGATGATGAGGATCTTTTCGTTCAAGGCGCGTCTCCTATCTGGTTGTGGTTCACGGCGCGGAGGCACCGGTCGTTGCCGTTTCGTGGCGCTCGGCCACGAAGAGTTTATCCAAGGCGGCGGGAATGAGGTCCAGGGGGACCACCTGGTCCGCCGCGTCTAAGGTTATAGCGGCCTTGGGCATGCCGAATACCGCGCAGGAGGGTTCGTCCTGGACAATGGTGGTGCCGCCTGCTTCCTTGATGTGCAGCATCCCCTGGGCGCCGTCGCGTCCCATCCCGGTCAAGAGCACCGCCACCACCTGGTCGCAGCGCTGCCGGGCCAGAGAGTCGAAGAAGACGTCGATGGAGGGGCGGCAGCAGTTGACCGGGGGGGCGTCGGTGAGCCGGATGATCCCCTCGATCACGGTCAGGTGCCTGCCGTCGGGTGCCACGAGCGCCTCGCCGCTGCGGAAGGGGGCGCCGTCGCGGGCGAGCCGGACCGGCAGAGCGCATTCCCGGTCCAGCCAGTTGGCGAAGCCGGCCGCGAACCCCTGGGCTATGTGCTGCACCACGAATACCGCGGCCGGGAAGTCCGCCGGGAGTGACTTTAAAAGGCGCATCACCGCCTTGGGACCGCCGGTTGAGGCACCGATGGCGAGCAGGTTGTGCCCGCAACCGCCGGGGAGAAGGGGGAACTGCTCTACGGCGCGCAGTTTGCGCCGGGGGTGTCTGATCACCCGGATCCCGGAGAGGAACTGGACCTTCTCCCGCAGTACCGCCGCGAATCCTTCCAGAGTCGCGTCGCCGTCCAGCCTCGGCTTCTCCATGACGTCCAGCGCCCCCCTCTTGATGGCGATGAAGGCGCGGTCCACCTCGCTTGCCTCGACCGCCGCGGAGAGGACCAGCACCGGGGTAGGGCAGACGGCCATGATCTCCTCGATGGCGTCCAGACCGTCCAGTACCGGCATCAGGAGGTCCATGATCACCAGGTCCGGGTGCAGCGCCTGGGTCAGTTGCATCGCCTCCCTGCCGTCGCACGCCTCGCCGACCACGCGTATGTCGCCCCCTGCCTGCAGCATGTCCTTGAGCAACTGGCGTGCAAGCAGGGAGTCGTCGGCCAGCAGTACTCTCGTGGTCATAGTCGTTCCTTCCTTGGCAGCGGCGCGTGCGCGCGCGACCACCGTTTCATCAGCCAATCAGCATTTGCACCGTTTCCAGCAAAAGCCCTTGGTCGAAGGCCCCCTTGACGATGTAGGCCTGGGCGCCGGACTGCAGCGCCTGGCGTTTGTCCTCGTCGCGCGACAGCGAGGAGACGATGATGACTGGGGTTTCCCGGTACTGTTCCGACTCCCTGAGCGCCCGGGTCAGCTCGAACCCGTTGATCCCCGGCATCTCCACGTCGGAAATGACCAGGTCGAACTGTTCGGCGGTGCTCTTCTCCAAGGCGTCCTCGCCGGAGACCGCGGTGGTCACCGCGTACCCTTGGCTCGCCAGGATGCTCTGCTCCATGGTGCGCGTGGTGATGGAGTCGTCCACCACCAGCACCTTGAGGCGGCGCTGGGCCGCCTGCATCTCTTCGGCAGAAAGCGGCGCGCGCTGTACCCCGCGCCCGGACTCGAACAAGTCGGGGACGTTCAGGATCAGGGCCGGGTTGCCATCGC
Protein-coding sequences here:
- the cheB gene encoding chemotaxis-specific protein-glutamate methyltransferase CheB yields the protein MTTRVLLADDSLLARQLLKDMLQAGGDIRVVGEACDGREAMQLTQALHPDLVIMDLLMPVLDGLDAIEEIMAVCPTPVLVLSAAVEASEVDRAFIAIKRGALDVMEKPRLDGDATLEGFAAVLREKVQFLSGIRVIRHPRRKLRAVEQFPLLPGGCGHNLLAIGASTGGPKAVMRLLKSLPADFPAAVFVVQHIAQGFAAGFANWLDRECALPVRLARDGAPFRSGEALVAPDGRHLTVIEGIIRLTDAPPVNCCRPSIDVFFDSLARQRCDQVVAVLLTGMGRDGAQGMLHIKEAGGTTIVQDEPSCAVFGMPKAAITLDAADQVVPLDLIPAALDKLFVAERHETATTGASAP
- a CDS encoding response regulator, which codes for MNEKILIIDDSELVLAMAKDALDSAGYQVLTATNGIEANRFIFSKDRPDLIIMDIMMPMLDGNKKAKLLKENEVSRDIPILLLSSKNEAEMRQLVDEAKANGYILKPFTPAQITTAVSEVLGR
- a CDS encoding ABC transporter substrate-binding protein, with protein sequence MSLLRLLLLVFFTLAPTLALAYDVLLLQSMHDKGYDEAVRGFKRDYRGSVRRIVLTDYVELDLTRINREEHPKLIVAVGDRALDLAQKQHATPVIYMMALNAKPHRVAGGVTMLLDPGKYLSVLEALGCERVGVLYDPARSGAYVKRAVTLAARSRVKLVLREVHAPKETPAMLASLKGKVDALWMLPDTTAVSPVSTEAFFLFSQAERVPVVTFADVYLSMGGAVALTIDRHDIGRQLAELAQNVLDGGQLEESGAPPRKVVTRTNEGVVRQLKLNPLAGH
- a CDS encoding sensor histidine kinase, which produces MKRRKLRLPPYTKSFRFRLYLIFTGTIALLTAAFVTFYVLTELNAYRSNMEREGKLLATILAQNARLPLFAENRDALGVLAEGTARYPSVLSVSIVDREGRLLAQQVKSQSVDGDVIDMQVPISSPSGVLSPESALLGQPQGSEQRVIGEVRLKLDTTGARERLVTLVVASLAIGTLFWILVSLLCYQILKRVTNSFNLLLGGIEKIGNGTLSARVDLDGDDELGRAANAINAMAASLELRELENQALQDELLRAMRLEVQEEKKRVMARLIQTNKMTSLGLLLSSMAHEINNPNASIRFSGHMIGKMLTDALPLLDGVWQEEGEFYLGGVPYQKARLVLTENAGKIVENSERIAQVVQGLRDYGVGGGGQLRQRLEINSAVSAALSVLACQMKRDVQLHTSLGTSIPTVAGSQQQIEQVLINLILNAMQSCAGRSGEVHLSTRHDVATGEVLVEVRDNGVGIAPETKERLFEPFYSTKLELGGSGLGLYISQFIVSEHGGRLQLDSTLGKGTVATVVLPVAPASVVDMLPAQLGQHPADSLHQVR